One segment of Daphnia magna isolate NIES linkage group LG2, ASM2063170v1.1, whole genome shotgun sequence DNA contains the following:
- the LOC123469985 gene encoding LOW QUALITY PROTEIN: TLR4 interactor with leucine rich repeats-like (The sequence of the model RefSeq protein was modified relative to this genomic sequence to represent the inferred CDS: deleted 4 bases in 2 codons) → MGLDHNWLFARWLVVVVMVAIPTAVETFCPSMCQCDDSLLETSGSGSKLDSVPILLNPSLRSLHLAHNRIASLRQSVSFYGELRRLDLSHNGLHSLGLLHFQPLGQLEWLNDSNNLVSSLEMESFAGLASLTVLDLSANRLTRLTDDLFAELPSIVTLILSGNKIQTVVSGAFDSPRKLHTLRLEDNNLGNVPTAALVPLAAGLRSLYLQKNLIETLEDGAFHHLARLRLLALNDNAIDRVDPLAFDSLVSLDALDLSNN, encoded by the exons atgggtttaGATCACAATTGGTTGTTTGCCCGTTGGCTTGTTGTGGTGGTCATGGTAGCGATTCCTACGGCAGTTGAAACTTTTTGCCCGTCCATGTGCCAATGCGACGACAGTCTACTAGAGACCAGCGGTTCTGGCTCGAAACTCGATTCTGTGCCCATCTTGTTGAATCCTTCGTTGCGCTCGTTACACTTGGCCCACAACCGCATCGCTTCTCTTAGACAATCTGTCAGTTTTTACGGCGAATTGCGCCGTTTGGATCTCAGCCACAATGGTCTCCATTCGTTGGGTTTGCTCCATTTCCAGCCGCTTGGCCAGCTCGAATGGCTCAATGATTCCAACAAT TTGGTCTCTTCCTTGGAAATGGAATCGTTTGCCGGACTCGCATCGCTCACCGTCCTCGATCTCAGCGCTAATCGGCTCACTCGACTGACGGATGACCTGTTCGCCGAACTACCTTCGATTGTCACGCTCATCCTCAGTGGCaataaaattcaaacggtGGTCAGCGGAGCGTTCGATTCGCCCCGCAAACTGCACACGCTGCGTCTCGAAGACAATAATTTGGGTAACGTCCCTACGGCCGCTCTAGTCCCCCTGGCCGCTGGTTTGCGATCGTTGtatctc caaaaaaatctGATCGAGACGTTGGAAGACGGAGCGTTCCATCATCTTGCCCGTTTACGGCTGTTGGCCCTTAACGACAACGCCATTGACCGCGTCGATCCTCTGGCCTTCGACTCGCTCGTTTCGCTCGATGCGCTGGATCTCAGTAACAATTGA